GATGCTGGGGTGAACGAGGCGCTTGGAAACGGTTTTGAGAACCAAGAACCGATCTCCCACCTTCAATCCCTGATCCGCCCCGCCATTGAGGTAGACCTGCTCACCTTCGCCGAGGTACTTCCGGTCATCGCGTTTGTTGGAGGTGATGGTGAAGGCCCCCTGGTCTTTGTAATAGGCCTCCGCACCTTGGGGGGCGAGGAAGGGCAGCTGGATGAAATCCTGGAAGGAGAAGCCCAGCTCCGGGCGGCGCATCGCGCTGGGATCAGCCCGCCGGAGGTCCGGCTGAAGGTTGGCCACGGCATCTGGAACTGAACCTGCCGTGGCCACGGCCCGGGCCAGGTCGATGACCAGGGGGTCGCCGGGGTAGATCCAGTGGGGGTCCTTAATCCACTGGTTCAGTTCCCAGATCTGGGGCCAGGCATAGGGGTTGCCCAGGTATTTCCCGGCCAGATCCCAGAGCGTGTCGCCCTTTTGGACGATGTGGGTCTTGGATCCCTCGGGGACACTCAATTCCTTGGGGTAGTCCCATTTGGAGCTGTGGGCTTCCACTTTGATCGGGCTCGCAGGATTCGTTTCCTGGGCGCAAAGGCCAGGCGCCCCAAGGGCTAACGCCAGGATGAGCCCGTGCGACGCGACACGCGAACGCATCCGGCCGGCATTCAGGCGAGTGGGCTGATGCATCGGGAACCCCCAGATAGGATGGAATAGCGGTGATTATAGGTCTTCGACACGGATCATATCTGAAAATAATGCCAATCGGTTGCGGACTTCGTCCTGGCCAATCTGCTCCAGCCGTTCCGTTGAGAATTGTTCCACGGTGAAACTGGCCATGACCGAGCCCATCAGGGCCGCGTGTTTCAATGCGGTCACGTCGGTTCGTCCGATTTTCGCGAGATAGCCCAGGAACCCGCCCGCAAAGGTGTCCCCGGCCCCGGTGGGGTCAAAAACATCTTCCAGCGGATAGGCAGGTGCGGCGAAATTTCCCTCGGGCGTGAAGAGCGCCACGCCATACTCGCCCCGCTTGACCACCAGGATGCGGGGGCCCAGCTCCTGCACTTTCCGGTAGGCCTTGACGAGGCTGTGCTCCTTGGTGAGCTGGCGGACCTCGGCATCGTTCACGAGGAGGATGTCCACTTCCTTGAGAACCGCCTCGAGGGCTGGCCGGGCGCCTCCGATCCAGTAGTTCATGGTGTCCAGGGCGATCCACTTGGGGCGGTGGGCCATCTGGCGGACCACATCGAGCTGCAAGACGGGATCGATGTTGCCCAGGAACAGGAAGGGGGACTCCCGGTAATCCGGCGGGAGGTTCGGCTGGAAATCTGCGAACACATTGAGATCCGTGGCGAGGGTCTTGGCCTCGTTGAGATCGAAACCGTAGGCCCCCTTCCAGTGGAAGCTGAGGCCCTTCACCCGGGAAAGGCCGGTCAAATCGATGGGGCGGTTCTCGAAGACCCGCATCTGTTCAGGGCCGAAATCTTCACCTACCACCGCCACGATGCGGACTGGGTGGAAGCGGCTGGCGCTCAGAGAAAAATAGGTGGCGGAGCCGCCCAGGGCGTGATCCCGCTTCCCGAAGGGCGTTTCCAGATCATCAAAGGCGACACTTCCAACGACCAACAGGCTCATGGTTCAGGACTCCCTGCGGGGGGCGGGTTGAGTGGGTGACGACCCGAAATACAGCAGCCAGGCCTGGGTTCCTCCCATGGGAACGGGTGCCTGGGCGTAGCGCGCCACCATGGGCACTTCGCCCGAGGCCAGCAAAGCCAAGAGCCCCTCGTGCAGCGCGGGATCCGTGCCCAGATTGACCTGCAGGCTTCGCCAGCCAAGGACCGTCCCGTCGCCCAGGCGATCCTTCAGGCGGTCGAGGGCATCCACCAGAGAATGGCCCCGGAGATCGAGGGATCCATCCACCTCGATGGCCATGCCGGCAGCCAGCTGGAAACGCACAGGGGGCGTGTTGGGCGCTGGGGCGCGTTCAGCAGGTGTGATTTCCTTTGGAGAGGCCTCAGAAGCTCGGGGGGCCTCTGCAACCAATTCGCGGCTCGTATCGAGTTGGGGTGGTTCCAGCTTGGGAGCAGGAACGGTGGCCTTGGGGGCAGGTGTGTCGAAATCCATGCCCCCCTTTTGAAGGGGTTTGATCCCTTTGAGGTCTTTGAGGGCTGCCTGGAACGTTTCCGGAACGGGGGGCTCTTTGGGAGTTGCAGCCTCCGTGGCGGGCGCGCTGGGCTCGGGCAGGGTGGCACCCATATCAGCCCTCCCCGATTGACTGGCCTTTGGCGCCGAGGGTTTCAGCCCCATGGCAGAGAGGAAGACAGCATCTTCCTCTGCCAAAGGGACCGGGCCACCGGGTTTTGGCGTGGGTTTGGGCAAGGGCTTGGGGGCAGGCGCGGCCTCCTCCGGGCGGAGCTGCTGTTTCAACTTTGCCAAATCCTGCTTCCAGGCCATGAACCATCCTTGTGTGTCCAGAGTAGGGCATCCTGGGCTTCACCCAAAGCCTGCCGTTGCAATCCGACACCCATCCGAGGCAAAACGCCGCGGGAGAATCCCCCGTTCAACTCCGGGCTTTTTTCAAGGATCCAAGGTTTGACGGGCCTTGGCGTAACCTGGCACACCTTTCGCCCGTAGCTCACACATCCTTCCTGGAGGCCCCCATGCGCCTGGCCGCATCCCTGCTTGTGCTCCCCCTGATCCTTGCTTCTGGAACCGCCCTCAAGGCCCAGAGCCCGCACATGGGCTTCAGCTTGAACCTGCTGGCCCCCACCGGGGACTTCGCCAGCAAGACCTACCCGGCCTACTACAGCAGCAAGGTTGACCGCACGATTCCGCCCCAGAAAGAAACTTATGATGTGGGCCTCGGCGGCAGTTTCACGGTGAGTTTCCCCATGGACCGGAACCTGGCCATCCGATTGAATTTGAGCGGTTCCGCCGAGAATGGCACCAACCGCGCCCCCGGGGAGGACACCATCAACCTCCGCCACTCCCAGTTCAATGTCGGTGGTGATCTGCAGATCTTCCCCCAGGGCACGGCTTTCCGCCATCGGGGCCTCTATTTCGTGGCCGGACTTTCCGCCGATTTTGAGCAGTTTGATCGGAGCTTCGGCGATCCCCTCTACGACTATACGGACACCACCCACAAGAGTCGCCTCGGCGCCACGGGTGGCATCGGCCACAGCTTCGGCTATGACTCGGGCATGCGCTTCACGCTGGAGGCCAGCTTCCACAAAACCATTACCGGGAACGACACAAGTGCTGGCGATCCGCCCAGCTCTGACTATCTGAAATTCAGCTTTGGCTTTGTATTCTGATTCGCCTTCTGCCCAATGAAATGGCCCCGTTCCGGGGCCATTTTCAAGCTCAGCCCTTTTTGGCTGGAGCCTTCTTTTTGGGTTTTGGTTTGCCCGGTTCCGCTTCTTCCTCTTTGCCGAGCAGGGCGTTCACGAGGCGGGTGACATCCTTGTTGGAGGGGTCCAGCTTCTGCAAACGGCGGGCATAAGTGAGTCGTTCCTGGCGGGGGCGGGCATCGTCCGCCTTTACCTGCTCAAGTTTGCCGACGACGAAGGGGACCGTTCCTCCCGCCTCGGCCATCTCGGCCTTCTCGGAAGCGAGGAAGGTCTGCCAATCGGCGGCGGTCTTCGCGGTGGTTTCCTTGGCCTGCCGAAGCCGGGCGAGAATGCCCTCAATGTCCTTCAGGGCGCGTTCGCTGTGGGCGATGGCCGCCTGCTGTTCGTCCATGAAGATCTTGAGCTGCTGACGCAGCTTGATCTGCTCCTGAGAAAGCCCGGGCGCCTCTTCCAGTTCCTTGAGGCGAGGCGTCTGCTTGGCGATGGCCTCCCGGTATTCCTTGAGCTTCACCTCATGCTCCACGCGGGTTTTGGCAAGGAAGGGCTCTGCTGTGGTGAGGTTTTCTTCTGCGGCCGATTGAGCCTTCTGCAGATGGGCGATGGCCTCCTCCCAGCTACCTTCGGCCAGGCAGGCCCTGGCCGCAAGGCCGCGGAGCGCCACCAGGGCATGCATGTCGTTGTAGTCGGAGGGATTGATGGAAAGGCCTTCCCGCCCGAGCAGGGCTTCCACGCCCTTGCGCACGGTGCTGGCCTCGCCCCGCTCCAACTGGAGCTCCCATGGGCCGCGGACTTCTTTAAAACGGTCGGTCAAGCTCTGAGCGCCAAGGCTGGTGGCCAGGGCGCAGGCAAGCAGGAAGCCGAAGCGGGTCATGGGCGCTCCAATTGGGGTGCAGGAGGGAATGGCTACTTCTTCTTGGTGCCGACTTTTTTGGAACCCTTGGGCTCCTTTGCAAAAGCATCCTTGCCGGCGATCAAGTTGTCGAGGGCCTTCTGTGCGCCGACATTGCCGGGATCAAGCACCAGGAGCCGGTTCAGGAAGGCAGCCTGAGCCTGGGGCGTGCCCAGTTTGGTGACGTTCTCGGGGGCCCGAAGCACTGCATCCACCCAGCTCTTCTTGCCGACGACCTTCACCTTCTTAATCGTCTGCTGGGTGTTGAACTGCGTGATCTCATCGTTCTGATCCGCCACCGCTTTCTTGGCCTTGGCGATGGCCTCGTCCGCGGACTTGATCATGCCATCGACTTCCTTCCGGTTGTCGGCGAGGAGCTTGGCCACCTTGGGAGCGTTGGCCAGGTTCTGTTTGTGCACGGGAAGGGCATTGGCGATCTGCTGAAGTTCCGCTTCGTCCTGCTGGACTTGGGCGCCCCTGGCGTTGAAATCTTCGACTTCCTTCTTGGTGAGCTTCTTCTTGCTGGCCTTGATTTCGTCGTATTCGGTCTTGAAGGCGGCCACCTTCGCTTCCAATTCCTTCTGCCGGGGCTCGTTCTTGGCCACGAATTCGCCCGATGCCTTGGCCACGTCGTTCCACTGAGTGGCAATGGGGGCCTGTGCTTTCTCGAGGTCGGCCAAAGTGGCCCGGGCGGCCTGGGCACGCTTCTCCTGGATTTCCAGAGCCTTTTCCCACTGGCCCGATTCGGACATCACATTGGCGTAGAGGCGGTACAGGGACATCAGGCCCTGGGCATTGTCCAGGCTCTCCCCAATATCCTTCGGAGAGGCGGCTTTGAAGACGGGGCGCTGGGCCGGGATCAGGGCCGAGACCTTGGCCAGGGCTTCCTGGGGCTTCAGTTCTTTCAGCAGCTGGTTGATGCCGGGCAGTTCGGTGTTGAACCGCTGGGCGAGGTTCTGGTCCGCAGGGGCCTGGGCGACCAGGGTGACGGCTGGGACGAGCAGGAAGGTCAGTGGGCGCATGGGCACTCCGGAAAGGTTCAGCCTCCAGGGTAGCGAAAAGCCCCGGGCCGGGTGTTTTTCCCCGCCAGATTGTGACGGGATCAGTCTCCGCTCCGTTTCTCTTCCAGCTCCAGCCATTCGGCCTCCAGCAGCTCCAGTTCGCTCTGGATGCGATCCCGGTCCTTCAGGGCCTGGTGTCCAGGGCTGTCCGGGCGCAGGAAGGCGCTGGGGTTCGCCAGGGTGCCATCGAGCTCCGCCAACTGCCGGTGTAAGGTCTCGAGGTTTTGC
This sequence is a window from Geothrix sp. PMB-07. Protein-coding genes within it:
- a CDS encoding Smr/MutS family protein: MGATLPEPSAPATEAATPKEPPVPETFQAALKDLKGIKPLQKGGMDFDTPAPKATVPAPKLEPPQLDTSRELVAEAPRASEASPKEITPAERAPAPNTPPVRFQLAAGMAIEVDGSLDLRGHSLVDALDRLKDRLGDGTVLGWRSLQVNLGTDPALHEGLLALLASGEVPMVARYAQAPVPMGGTQAWLLYFGSSPTQPAPRRES
- a CDS encoding LysM peptidoglycan-binding domain-containing protein, producing the protein MHQPTRLNAGRMRSRVASHGLILALALGAPGLCAQETNPASPIKVEAHSSKWDYPKELSVPEGSKTHIVQKGDTLWDLAGKYLGNPYAWPQIWELNQWIKDPHWIYPGDPLVIDLARAVATAGSVPDAVANLQPDLRRADPSAMRRPELGFSFQDFIQLPFLAPQGAEAYYKDQGAFTITSNKRDDRKYLGEGEQVYLNGGADQGLKVGDRFLVLKTVSKRLVHPSIAKKKLGDVIQQIGVVRIVTAQSKGSVAVIERSLDSVEVGNRLVKFVEPANIPAQFRTDTTEPVKLAANAGVVVYARDAKQHVGSGDMIVIDKGANDGLKVGDVLLAVRTRKYPVGSGKEKHPPTETTTYYLGQVLVVRADAQSSTCRVLRSVEEILGGDTVTP
- a CDS encoding PfkB family carbohydrate kinase, producing MSLLVVGSVAFDDLETPFGKRDHALGGSATYFSLSASRFHPVRIVAVVGEDFGPEQMRVFENRPIDLTGLSRVKGLSFHWKGAYGFDLNEAKTLATDLNVFADFQPNLPPDYRESPFLFLGNIDPVLQLDVVRQMAHRPKWIALDTMNYWIGGARPALEAVLKEVDILLVNDAEVRQLTKEHSLVKAYRKVQELGPRILVVKRGEYGVALFTPEGNFAAPAYPLEDVFDPTGAGDTFAGGFLGYLAKIGRTDVTALKHAALMGSVMASFTVEQFSTERLEQIGQDEVRNRLALFSDMIRVEDL